A stretch of DNA from Mycobacterium senriense:
GCCGGCCGCGTCCCCGTCCAGGTCGACCACTGCGGTTCCGGTGAGGAACAAGCCCTTTGGGGCCGCGGCCACCAATTCCGGGAATCGGCTCAGGCTGTAGGTTTCACCGAAAGCGCTGTAGGTGCCGTCGGGAGTGAACACGGCGACGAGACCCTCGATGTCCCCCTGGGTGATGGTGACCGCGTAGCGGCCGAGCAGCTGCTGAATCTCGACCAGGTCGTCAGTTCTGGTTGGCTGATTTGTCGACATAGACCTTGCCGCCTTTCATCACGAAGCTGACGTCTCGGGTAACGGTGATGTCTTGCAACGGGTTTCCGGGCACCGCAATGATGTCGGCGAGCTGGCCCGTCGCCAGGCGCCCCCTGTCGGTGACGTCGATCAGCTCGGCCGCGGTCGTGGTGGCGGCCCGCAGCACCGCCAGCGGCGGCATGCCCCATTCCACCAGCGTGACGAGCTCGTCGGCGTTCTTGCCGTGCGGTATGGCCGGGGCATCGGTGCCGACGGCGATCTTCACCCCCGCCTCGTAGGCGGCCTTGATCGATGTTTCGGCCTTAGGGAACATCTCGGCCGCCTTGTCCTGCAATGCTTTCGGGGCGCGAGACACATCCATTGCCTGGGCAAGCCTGCGGGTGGTCACCAGGAACCTGTCGTTGTCGACCAGCATCTGGATGGCCTCGTCGTCCATCAGGAATCCGTGTTCGATGCAGTCGATGCCGCATGCGACCGCGTGCTTGACCGCTTCCGCTCCGTGCGTGTGCGCGGCGACGCGCAGCCCGCGCCGGTGTGCCTCGTCGACGATCGCGCGCAGTTCCTCGTCCGAATAGTGTTGTGCACCAGCCTCGCCGGTCAACGACATCACGCCGCCGGAAACGCACACCTTGATCAATTGGGCGCCGTGCTTGATCTGGTATCGCACGGCCTTGCGGATCTCGTCGACTCCGTTGGCGATGCCCTCTTCTACCGTGAGCTCGAGTGCGCCTGGCATGAATGCGGCGAACATCGTCGGGTCCAGGTGCCCGCCGGTGGGGGTGATGGCGTGGCCGGCGGGAACGATTCGTGGCCCGTCGATCCAGCCGGCGTCAATTGCCTTGCCCAGCGCGACATCCAGTAGGTAGCCGCCCGTCTTGACGAACAGCCCGAGGTTGCGCACCGTGGTGAATCCGGCGCGCAGCGTGCGTCGGGCATTGCCGACCGCGCGCAGCACTCGCGTCGGCGGGTCGTCCTGAACCTGGGACAGCCCGGGCGTCTCGCCGCGTCCGCCCATCAGGAGGTTGACCTCCATGTCCATCAGGCCCGGCAACAAGATCTGGTCGCCGAGGTCGATGACGTTATCTTCTGGGCCCGTCGGGCCCGAGCCCCCGACGCCGACGATCCGGTCGTCCTCGACCTTCAGGATGCCGGGCCGAATGATCTCGCCGCCATCAACGTCGAGCAGCCCCGCGGCCTTGAGCGTCAGCACGTGTCAGATCACCGGTTCCCGGATCACTTCGACCCACGCCGCGCCGCTGTCCGGGACGCGCGGTTGTTTCCACGCCTCGATCGGGAACGACACCATGACCAAGGATTGCATGATGTGCATGAGCGTCTTCGCGTCGTCGGGCAGGTCGTCCAGCGGAAACTTGTCGCAGTACGCGATGGCGTCGTTCAGCTTCGGGAACGCGACGTCATAGAACGCCTGCATCTCGGGCATCGTCGAGGCCAGACGCTTGGCGTAGCGTTCGGGCTCGGTGGCCAGATCCCAATCCAAAAAGGGCTCCAGGGCCGCGAATTCAGACGGTAACGGCATTGCGCTGGTGCTCCTTCACGTAGTCAGCGGTCGTCTTGTGCAGATGACGGATCAAGACTTCCTGGTCGCACAGCAGGAATTCCTTGACGGCCCGGGTGCCGATCATGGTCTGGGTCGCTTCCAGGGTGTTGGCGTCCTGCAGCGCGTACTCCTTGAACGTCACCGCGGCCAGCTCCTGGGCCAGGCGTTCCCGCGCATTGCGTGGCGGCACGAAGTACAGCGACGACTCGAAGATGTGCTTGTCCACCGCGGTCGGCCAGTAGTGGTAGGTCAGATACCAGCCCGGCTCCCAGATCAGCAGCATGAAGTTCGGGTAGAACAGCCACGAGTCGATGCCCCACTGCGGCACCCGCTTCACGTTGACACCCGGCGGCAACTCCAGGTTCTCAATGATCTCCGGCTTGTCCCACGGGCCGAACAGACCGCTGCGCAGCACCTGGTCCATCGGCTTCACCATGGACATGTCCGGAGGCGGCGCCTGACCACCCCAGGTCGACTGCAGGTTGTGCGGGCCGGCCAGCTCGTAGTGCAGCGCCTCGTAGCCGAACTTCTGGATCTTGGCTGCTTCTTCCTTGGTGTACTGCCCCTGGTGCAGGATCGGCGCGTGGTAGAACTCGACGAACGCGTCGATGAACAGCTTCCAGTTGCTGCCCACTTCGGCCCGGTAGGAGTAGGTCTCCGTCATCTCACCGAAGGGGTAGCCCTCGATGCTCTTGGCCAGCGGCCCGAGGTAGTCGATGAGCGGTGCGGCGTTGTCGTCGAAGTTGATGAAGATAAAGCCTTCCCACACCTCGCAGCGGACGGCTGCCAGGCCGTAGTCGCTCTTGTCGACGTTGAAGAACTCCTCCGGCTGCTGGATGAAGGTCAGGTCACCGTCGAGGTTGTAGCGCCACGCGTGGTACTTGCAGGTGAACTGCCGGCAGGTGCCGGAGGTCTCCTCGTGGGGAAAGTCGTTCCACACCAACTTGTTTCCGCGGTGCCGGCAGACGTTGTGGTACGCCTTGACGGTCCCGTCCTTAGTCTTGGTGATGATCACCGACGTGCCCTTGCCGGCCGACGGCAGTTCCCTGGTGAAGTAGCTGCCGGTGCGGGGGAGTCGTTCGACCCGGCCGACGTTGAGCCAGGTCTTCTTGAAGACGGCTTCGCGCTCGGCCTCGAAGAACGCCGGATCGATGGAGTCGGTGTAGTCGACCGGCTCGGTGCCCAGGTCCGGGTAGTTTTCTGTCCAGCTGCCGGCGGCTGGCTTGGGGAAGTGCGGCAACGTTCTTACTCCTCTAATCAGTGCTGTTCGGCGTGTTCGAGCTGGATGCCAAAAGTGTTGAAGGCCATGGCCAGCAGCGCGTAGCAGCCGACCGTGAAAACGAAATCCATGCGTTGCTGATCGTCGAGGCGCTCGCCGAGTGCCACCCAGGTTTGATCGGACAGCTCCGATTTCTCGTCGAGCTCGTCGACCCCGGTGATCACGGCTTGGTCGAACGTATCGGCGGCCTCACCTCGTTGCAGGGCCGCGATCTGGTCGTCGGTGATCCCTTCGTCCTTGGCCATCCTCACGTGGTGCGACCACTCGTAGGCGCACTGCCGGCGATGTGCCACCCGCAGGATGGCCAGCTCGCGGATGCGTGGCGGCAGCGTGGACGACATCAGAAGGTGGACGTTGAATCGGAGAAACGCCTTGGCCAGCGCCGGATGGTGGGCGAAGGTCGACAGCGCGTTGTTGGTCTCCGCGCCACGCATGGCCGAGAGTGCCTGCCGGGTCGCCTCGTCCCACTGGTCAGCGGGCAGCGGCTGCAAACGCATTGGCAGTGTCCTCTCGGTGAAAGAGAATCATATTCTCATTTGCAACTAACAGACTGGCACGAAACGCGCGCCCGGTCAATGCCGACGTGTGGCCGGACGGCACGCGTCCGGTCACGGCCTGGCTCACCTCGCCGGGATAGCTGTCGTACGCATAAATGTGGCGGCGCCGTCATGCCGATGTGCCCAGTCGGGTCCTAACCTCACGGCATTGGCGCGCCGGGACCTCGTAATTCGTCTCCGCGTTCGGGCGCTGGTCAGGCGGGTACGGACCATCTCGGCAAAGTATGGATGTTGATTCTCGCCTGACGAGAAGATAGTTTTCATTTTAGTGATCTTGGCACGGGAGAGTGATTCGCCGAGGCTGCAATCGATCCGGTGGATCCGATGAAAGGGACGGCCATGAACAAAGAAGACATGATCCTGATCAGCGTCGACGACCACACCGTCGAGCCGCCCGAGATGTTCAAGAACCACCTCTCGAAGAAGTATCAGGACGACGCTCCCCGGCTGGTGCACAACGCCGACGGTTCGGACATGTGGAAGTTCCGCGACACCGTCATCCCCAACGTGGCGCTCAACGCGGTGGCCGGACGGCCCAAAGAGGAGTACGGCATCGAGCCCACGGGGCTCGACGAGATCCGGCCGGGTTGTTACAACGTGGACGAGCGCGTCAAAGACATGAACGCCGGCGGCATCCTGGCCTCGATCTGCTTCCCTTCCTTCCCGGGTTTCGCGGGCCGCCTCTTCGCAACCGACGACCACGACTTCTCGATCGCACTGGTGCAGGCTTACAACGACTGGCACATCGACGAATGGTGCGGCGCCTACCCGGCGCGATTCATCCCGATGGCGATCCCGGTGATCTGGGACGCCGAGGCGTGCGCGGCAGAGGTGCGACGGGTCGCCAAGAAGGGCGTGCATGCCCTGACGTTCACCGAGAACCCGGCCGCGATGGGTTACCCCAGTTTCCACGACGACTATTGGGCCCCACTGTGGAAGGCGTTGTGCGACACCAACACCGTGATGAACGTGCACATCGGTTCCTCGGGACGGCTGGCCATCACCGCGCCGGATGCACCGATGGACGTGATGATCACGTTGCAGCCGATGAACATCGTGCAGGCGGCCGCCGACCTGTTGTGGTCCAAGCCGATCAAGGAGTACCCGGACCTCAAGATCGCGCTGTCCGAGGGCGGAACCGGCTGGATCCCCTACTTCCTGGAGCGCGCCGACCGTACCTTCGAGATGCACTCCGCCTGGACGCACCAAGACTTCAAGGGCAAGCTGCCCAGCGAGGTTTTCCGCGACCACTTCCTGACGTGCTTCATCAGCGACAAGGTCGGCGTGGCACTGCGCAACGAGATCGGCATCGACAACATCTGCTGGGAAGCCGACTACCCGCACAGCGATTCGATGTGGCCGGGCGCGCCGGAAGAGCTCTGGGATGTCTTGTCCATCAACAACGTTCCCGACGACGAAATCAACAAGATGACCTACGAGAACGCCATGCGCTGGTACTCGTTCGACCCGTTCACGCACATTTCGCGCGAACAAGCGACCGTCGGTGCGCTGCGCAAATCCGCCGAGGGTCACGACGTGTCCATTAAGGCCAAGGGCCACGAAAAGGACAGCCGAGGCGGCTCGTCCTTCGCGGATTTCGCGGCCAACGCCAAAGCCCTGAGCGGCAATAAGGACTAGACAGCAGGTCGCCGGAATGCAAGTGCGCCGGTGGCGGTCGCAAGTGCGGCGAGCCGGGCGCAGCGGGCCGGCACCGAAAGCTGCTGCATTTCGATCGAAGGAGAATGAGCAGTGCCCGGCGCTGGAATGAACTTTGAGCTGACCGATGACCAGGAACTGATACGCCGGTCCGTCGCGGAGCTGGCGCGCAAGTTCGACGACCAGTACTGGATGGAAAAAGACCAGGCGCACGAATTCCCGGCCGAGTTCTACCGCGCCATCGCCGATGGCGGCTGGCTCGGAATGACCATCCCCACCGAATACGGCGGTCACGGACTGGGCATCACCGAGGCGACGATCCTGCTCGAGGAAGTCGCCAAGTCCGGCGGCGCCATGAACGCCGCCAGCTCGATTCACCTTTCCATCTTCGGCATGCAGCCGGTGGTGGTGCACGGCTCCGATGAGCTCAAGGCCAGGACGTTGCCCGCCGTCGCGACCGGTGAGGTGCACGTCTGCTTCGGCGTCACCGAACCCGGTGCCGGGCTTGACACTTCGCGTATCACCACGTTCGCGAAGCGGGACGGCGATCGCTACATCGTCAACGGTCGCAAGGTCTGGATCTCCAAAGCGATGGAATCCGACAAGATCCTGTTGCTCACCCGGACGCAGAGCTATGACGAGGTCACCAAGAAGACCGACGGGATGACGCTGTTCCTCACCGATCTCGACCGCAGCCGGATTGACATCCGCCCGATCCGCAAGATGGGCCGCAACGCCGTCAGCTCCAACGAATTGTTCATCGACAACCTCGAGGTGCCGGTCGAGGACCGAATCGGTGAGGAGGGCAAGGGCTTTAAATACATCCTCGACGGCCTCAACCCGGAGCGGATGCTGATCGCGGCCGAGGCTCTCGGCATCGGGCGGGTGGCGCTGGAAAAGGCGGTGAAATACGGCAACGAGCGCGAGGTCTTCGGCCGACCCATCGGGATGAACCAGGGATTGCAGTTCCCGCTCGCCGATTCACTGGCCCGCCTCGATGCCGCCGAGCTGATGCTGCGCAAGGCCACCTGGCTCTACGACAACGGCAAACCCTGTGGGCGCGAGGCCAATACGGCCAAGTATCTGTGCGCCGATGCCGGCTTCGCCGCCGCGGACCGGGCGCTGCAAACCCACGGCGGCATGGGGTACGCCGAGGAGTACCACATCACGCGGTACTTCCGCGAGGCCCGGCTGATGAAGATCGCGCCGGTCAGCCAGGAGATGATTCTGAACTTCCTGGGAGCCAACGTCCTGAAGTTGCCGAGAAGCTACTGATTTCAATTTCGCAATGACAGCTACCGCCGCGGCCTATGCCGCTTTCGCGCAGCGGCGGGAGCCATCGTTTACTGGTCGGTGAGCCCTATCAGAATCTGATGTGGAACAGTTCGGGCGAGAAGCAATCGGAGTAGAGATTATGCGTGAAACAGTCATCGTCGAGGCCGTGCGTACCCCGGTAGGGAAACGCAACGGCGCGCTGTCCGGCATGCATGCCGCCGACCTCTCCGCGGTCGTCCTGACCGAACTCATCGAACGCACCGGCATCGGCCCCGACATCATCGACGACGTGATCTGGGGCTGCGTGTCCCAGGTGGGCGACCAGTCCAGCAACATCGGCCGTTACGCGATCCTGGCCGCCGGTTGGCCCGAGACCATCCCCGGCACCACCGTCAACCGCGCCTGCGGTTCCAGCCAGCAGGCGCTGGACTTCGCCGTGCAGGCGGTGATGTCCGGCCAGCAGGACGTCGTCGTGGCCGGTGGGGTCGAGGTCATGAGCCGTGTTCCGCTCGGTTCGGCCCGGGCCACCGGTATGCCGTATGGCCCGAAAGTCCTTGCCCGCTACGACGATTTCTCCTTCAACCAGGGCCTGTCGGCGGAGATGATCGCCAAGAAGTGGGGATTCTCGCGCACCCGGCTCGACGAATTCTCCGTCGAATCCCACGAGCGGGCCGCCGCGGCGCTGGATGGCGGTGCATTCACTGACCAGATCGTGCCGGTCTTCGTCGACGGGGCCGACAACAACGTCTTCACCGCCGACGAAGGCGTGCGGCGCGGCAGCACCGTCGAGAAGCTCGGCACGCTCAAACCGGCCTTCGCCGAAGATGGCGTGATCCATGCGGGCAACTCCTCCCAGATTTCCGACGGCGCCGCGGCACTGCTGGTGACCACCGCCGAGATGGCGGTCGAGCTGGGCCTGACCCCGATCGTGCGGTACCTGGCGGGTGCGGTGACCGGGGCGGACCCGGTGCTGATGCTCACCGGCCCCATCCCGGCCACCGAGAAGGTGCTGACCAAGGCCGGCGTCGCGTTGTCCGACGTCGGCGTCTTCGAGGTCAACGAGGCCTTCGCGCCGGTGCCGCTGGCGTGGCTGGCGGAGACCGGGGCGGACCCGGCCCGGATGAATCCGCTGGGGGGCGCCATCGCGCTGGGGCATCCGCTTGGCGCATCCGGCGCGGTGCTGATGACACGGATGGCGCATCACATGCGCGACAACGGGATTCGTTACGGCCTGCAGACCATGTGCGAGGGCGGTGGGACCGCCAACGCCACGCTGGTGGAGCTGGTGAGCTGACGGCGGCGGCCTGACGCCGCGGGAAAAACCATGCACACGTGACCCTTGTCACAGCGGCCAAACTAACCTACTGTGTGTTCACTAGGTTGGTTTTCCGACGTCGTTACCACGCGGGTTGAGGGGGTTCTGGTGCCCGTCGCACGGCGATACGACACGCTCCTCGCCAAGGGCGAAGACCGCAAACAGCGGATTCTCGACGTCGCGCAACGCCTGCTCACCCGCAACGGCTGGCGCAGCACGACGCTCGCCCAGATCGCCGGGGAGGCCGGGGTCACTCCCGCGGGGCTGCTGCATCACTTCGAATCGAAGGAGCAGCTGCTGCACGCGGTGCTCGATGCCCGCGACCTCGATGACGACACCCACGCGGACCGGACCGGCGACCTGTTCGACCAGATCGCCGCGGTCGCGGACCGTATTCACCGGGCGCCCGAACTGGTGGGCACGTTCACGGTGCTACTGGTCGAGAACATCCTTCCCGAGGCGCCGCTGCACGACCGGATGCTGTCTCGGTACCGGGCCGCGACCGACATCGTCGCCGATCTCATCCGTCGCGGTCAGGCCGAGGGTCGGTACCGCGACGACATGGACCCCGCCGTCAAGGCAGTAGAAATCCTCGCCTTCGTCCACGGAATGGAAACGACATGGTTACTCGATCCTTCGATACCGCTAGCCGACGCGTTCAAGCAGTACGCCGAGACATTGGCGCGGGATTTCGCGCCCCCGAGGAAGCCCGAGACGGCATGAGGTACCGGCTGGACGTCGTCGCCACCACCGTCCTCGACGTGGTGAGATTCGCCGGCGGCTGGATCTTCGACCGCTCGATGGCGGGCTGGGACGTGACCGTGCTGGTCGCCGATCATCCGGACGATCGGCCGCTACACATCATCGGCGCCCAGGTGCTCGATCTTGAAGAGGCGCTGGCGTCGGTGCAATCGCGGCCCCGTCCGCAGGCCCTGGCCGCCGCGGCGGACCTGTTCGGCTGCGACGCGCGGGTGCGCCGGGGTGTGCTGCAGGCCCTCGATCACGGCGTCACCGAGGTCACGTTGTGGGGGGAGAACTGGCCTTCCGAGCTCGACGAGAGCGTCGGCCTGGTGCAACACGAGCTGAGCATGGCCGCCCAGACGTTCAAGGCCCAGGCGCTGGCGGCCGCGGCCGCACCGCACGCCCCGATCCGTCAGGTGGAGACCTTCCGCAGCGGGCTGCTGGCGTGGCCCTCGGTCGCCGCCGATCTGGTCCCCTCCCGCTAGCCGGCCCGGCCCGGAACCGCGCAGCCACCCGGCCCGAGCGATGCGCGCGCATTTTGACGCCGGAGCGGGGGTCCCGTCGTTGACGACCACCACGCCGTGTGAAAATGTAATACTCATCCGCGAGAGGCACGTTCTCACTAGCCGAGATTCAAGGAGCAGGAGATGGCGAGCGAATTCTCCGAGTTGGACTTCTTCCGCGGCAGCGAGCTCATCGAGAACCCGTACCCCTACTACGAGGCGCTGCGCGAGCGGTGCCCCGTCACGCGGGAGAGCCATCACGAGGTCACCATGATCACCGGTTGGGAAGAGGCGTGCGCGGTGCTCAACGACGCCGAGACGTGGTCGTCGTGCATCTCGGTCACCGGCCCCTTCCCGGGTTTCCCGGTGCCTATCGAGGGTGACGACATCACCGAGCTGATCGAGCAACATCGCGACGAGCTGCCGTTCAGCGACCAGCTGCCCACGCTCGATCCGCCGACCCATACCAACCACCGCTCCCTCATGATGCGGCTGATCACCCCCAAGCGCCTCAAGGAGAACGAGGACGCCATGTGGGCGCTCGCCGACCAGGCGCTCGACGACTTTCTCGCGCCCGGACGCGGCGAGTGGATCAAGGGCTTCGCCGGGCCATTCACGCTGCTCGTCATCGCCGACCTGCTGGGCGTGCCGATTGAGGACCGCGACAAGTTCGTCAAGGGCATCGCTGAGCACGCCGGT
This window harbors:
- a CDS encoding nuclear transport factor 2 family protein, with translation MSTNQPTRTDDLVEIQQLLGRYAVTITQGDIEGLVAVFTPDGTYSAFGETYSLSRFPELVAAAPKGLFLTGTAVVDLDGDAAGGTQPLCFIDHATHDMRIGYYRDTYLRTADGWRLKTRAMTFIRRSGVHDSGRPHAIGRPAGDSAAQATT
- a CDS encoding metal-dependent hydrolase family protein, whose amino-acid sequence is MLTLKAAGLLDVDGGEIIRPGILKVEDDRIVGVGGSGPTGPEDNVIDLGDQILLPGLMDMEVNLLMGGRGETPGLSQVQDDPPTRVLRAVGNARRTLRAGFTTVRNLGLFVKTGGYLLDVALGKAIDAGWIDGPRIVPAGHAITPTGGHLDPTMFAAFMPGALELTVEEGIANGVDEIRKAVRYQIKHGAQLIKVCVSGGVMSLTGEAGAQHYSDEELRAIVDEAHRRGLRVAAHTHGAEAVKHAVACGIDCIEHGFLMDDEAIQMLVDNDRFLVTTRRLAQAMDVSRAPKALQDKAAEMFPKAETSIKAAYEAGVKIAVGTDAPAIPHGKNADELVTLVEWGMPPLAVLRAATTTAAELIDVTDRGRLATGQLADIIAVPGNPLQDITVTRDVSFVMKGGKVYVDKSANQN
- a CDS encoding aromatic ring-hydroxylating oxygenase subunit alpha, which produces MPHFPKPAAGSWTENYPDLGTEPVDYTDSIDPAFFEAEREAVFKKTWLNVGRVERLPRTGSYFTRELPSAGKGTSVIITKTKDGTVKAYHNVCRHRGNKLVWNDFPHEETSGTCRQFTCKYHAWRYNLDGDLTFIQQPEEFFNVDKSDYGLAAVRCEVWEGFIFINFDDNAAPLIDYLGPLAKSIEGYPFGEMTETYSYRAEVGSNWKLFIDAFVEFYHAPILHQGQYTKEEAAKIQKFGYEALHYELAGPHNLQSTWGGQAPPPDMSMVKPMDQVLRSGLFGPWDKPEIIENLELPPGVNVKRVPQWGIDSWLFYPNFMLLIWEPGWYLTYHYWPTAVDKHIFESSLYFVPPRNARERLAQELAAVTFKEYALQDANTLEATQTMIGTRAVKEFLLCDQEVLIRHLHKTTADYVKEHQRNAVTV
- a CDS encoding carboxymuconolactone decarboxylase family protein; its protein translation is MRLQPLPADQWDEATRQALSAMRGAETNNALSTFAHHPALAKAFLRFNVHLLMSSTLPPRIRELAILRVAHRRQCAYEWSHHVRMAKDEGITDDQIAALQRGEAADTFDQAVITGVDELDEKSELSDQTWVALGERLDDQQRMDFVFTVGCYALLAMAFNTFGIQLEHAEQH
- a CDS encoding amidohydrolase family protein, encoding MNKEDMILISVDDHTVEPPEMFKNHLSKKYQDDAPRLVHNADGSDMWKFRDTVIPNVALNAVAGRPKEEYGIEPTGLDEIRPGCYNVDERVKDMNAGGILASICFPSFPGFAGRLFATDDHDFSIALVQAYNDWHIDEWCGAYPARFIPMAIPVIWDAEACAAEVRRVAKKGVHALTFTENPAAMGYPSFHDDYWAPLWKALCDTNTVMNVHIGSSGRLAITAPDAPMDVMITLQPMNIVQAAADLLWSKPIKEYPDLKIALSEGGTGWIPYFLERADRTFEMHSAWTHQDFKGKLPSEVFRDHFLTCFISDKVGVALRNEIGIDNICWEADYPHSDSMWPGAPEELWDVLSINNVPDDEINKMTYENAMRWYSFDPFTHISREQATVGALRKSAEGHDVSIKAKGHEKDSRGGSSFADFAANAKALSGNKD
- a CDS encoding acyl-CoA dehydrogenase family protein translates to MNFELTDDQELIRRSVAELARKFDDQYWMEKDQAHEFPAEFYRAIADGGWLGMTIPTEYGGHGLGITEATILLEEVAKSGGAMNAASSIHLSIFGMQPVVVHGSDELKARTLPAVATGEVHVCFGVTEPGAGLDTSRITTFAKRDGDRYIVNGRKVWISKAMESDKILLLTRTQSYDEVTKKTDGMTLFLTDLDRSRIDIRPIRKMGRNAVSSNELFIDNLEVPVEDRIGEEGKGFKYILDGLNPERMLIAAEALGIGRVALEKAVKYGNEREVFGRPIGMNQGLQFPLADSLARLDAAELMLRKATWLYDNGKPCGREANTAKYLCADAGFAAADRALQTHGGMGYAEEYHITRYFREARLMKIAPVSQEMILNFLGANVLKLPRSY
- a CDS encoding thiolase family protein, encoding MRETVIVEAVRTPVGKRNGALSGMHAADLSAVVLTELIERTGIGPDIIDDVIWGCVSQVGDQSSNIGRYAILAAGWPETIPGTTVNRACGSSQQALDFAVQAVMSGQQDVVVAGGVEVMSRVPLGSARATGMPYGPKVLARYDDFSFNQGLSAEMIAKKWGFSRTRLDEFSVESHERAAAALDGGAFTDQIVPVFVDGADNNVFTADEGVRRGSTVEKLGTLKPAFAEDGVIHAGNSSQISDGAAALLVTTAEMAVELGLTPIVRYLAGAVTGADPVLMLTGPIPATEKVLTKAGVALSDVGVFEVNEAFAPVPLAWLAETGADPARMNPLGGAIALGHPLGASGAVLMTRMAHHMRDNGIRYGLQTMCEGGGTANATLVELVS
- a CDS encoding TetR/AcrR family transcriptional regulator; translation: MPVARRYDTLLAKGEDRKQRILDVAQRLLTRNGWRSTTLAQIAGEAGVTPAGLLHHFESKEQLLHAVLDARDLDDDTHADRTGDLFDQIAAVADRIHRAPELVGTFTVLLVENILPEAPLHDRMLSRYRAATDIVADLIRRGQAEGRYRDDMDPAVKAVEILAFVHGMETTWLLDPSIPLADAFKQYAETLARDFAPPRKPETA